One part of the Paraburkholderia flagellata genome encodes these proteins:
- a CDS encoding CoA-acylating methylmalonate-semialdehyde dehydrogenase encodes MGETHQSDAGVRTLTHFVNGKPLDGTSDRYGDVFNPAFGKVSARVPLASVAEVDAAVAAAQAAFPEWAEMAPIKRARILFKFKDLLDQHHDELAELITREHGKVFSDAKGEVMRGIEVVEFACGIPNLLKTDFTDQIGGGIDNWNLRQPLGVVAGITPFNFPMMVPCWMFPIALACGNTFVLKPSERDPSASMRLAELLKQAGLPDGVFNVVHGDKVAVDALLAHPDVTALSFVGSTPIAEYIYTEGTKHGKRVQALGGAKNHLVVMPDADLDQAVDALIGAAYGSAGERCMAISVAVAVGHIADELVERLTPRVKALQIGSGMDGASEMGPLVTGPHRAKVQGYIEAGVAAGARLVVDGRGHKVDGHEDGFFLGGTLFDDVKTDMTIYKEEIFGPVLSVVRVPDFASAVELINAHEFANGVSCYTSDGGVARAFSRQIKVGMVGINVPIPVPMAWHSFGGWKRSLFGDHHAYGEEGVRFYTRYKSIMQRWPDSIAKGAEFTMPVAK; translated from the coding sequence ATGGGCGAGACACATCAAAGCGATGCGGGCGTGCGTACGCTTACGCACTTCGTCAACGGCAAGCCGCTGGACGGCACGAGCGACCGCTACGGCGACGTATTCAATCCGGCGTTTGGCAAGGTGAGCGCACGCGTGCCGCTTGCCAGCGTGGCCGAAGTCGACGCAGCCGTCGCGGCCGCGCAGGCCGCGTTTCCCGAGTGGGCGGAGATGGCGCCCATCAAGCGCGCACGCATCCTCTTCAAGTTCAAGGATCTGCTCGACCAGCATCACGACGAACTCGCGGAATTGATCACGCGCGAACACGGCAAGGTGTTCTCGGATGCCAAGGGCGAGGTGATGCGCGGCATCGAGGTGGTCGAGTTCGCGTGCGGCATTCCCAACCTGCTGAAGACGGACTTCACCGACCAGATCGGCGGCGGTATCGACAACTGGAATCTGCGCCAGCCGCTTGGCGTCGTGGCGGGCATTACGCCGTTCAATTTCCCGATGATGGTGCCGTGCTGGATGTTCCCCATCGCGCTCGCGTGCGGCAACACCTTCGTGCTCAAGCCTTCGGAACGCGATCCCTCGGCTTCCATGCGCCTCGCCGAACTGCTCAAGCAAGCGGGTTTGCCCGACGGCGTGTTCAACGTCGTGCACGGCGACAAGGTGGCCGTGGACGCGCTGCTCGCGCATCCCGACGTCACGGCGCTGTCGTTTGTCGGCTCGACGCCGATCGCCGAGTACATCTACACGGAAGGCACGAAGCACGGCAAGCGCGTGCAGGCGCTGGGCGGCGCGAAGAATCACCTCGTCGTGATGCCGGACGCCGATCTCGACCAGGCCGTCGACGCCCTGATCGGCGCGGCGTACGGTTCGGCCGGCGAGCGCTGCATGGCGATTTCGGTTGCGGTGGCCGTGGGCCATATCGCTGACGAACTCGTCGAGCGCCTCACGCCGCGCGTGAAGGCGCTGCAGATCGGCAGCGGCATGGACGGCGCCTCGGAAATGGGGCCGCTCGTCACGGGACCACATCGCGCGAAGGTGCAGGGCTATATCGAGGCGGGTGTGGCGGCGGGCGCGAGACTCGTGGTGGATGGGCGCGGCCACAAGGTGGACGGCCATGAGGACGGCTTCTTCCTGGGCGGCACGCTGTTCGACGACGTGAAGACCGACATGACGATCTACAAGGAAGAAATCTTCGGGCCGGTGCTTTCGGTGGTGCGCGTGCCCGATTTCGCGAGCGCCGTCGAGTTGATCAACGCGCACGAATTCGCCAACGGCGTGTCGTGCTACACGTCGGACGGCGGCGTCGCGCGCGCGTTCTCGCGCCAGATCAAGGTGGGCATGGTGGGTATCAATGTACCGATTCCGGTGCCGATGGCGTGGCACTCGTTCGGCGGCTGGAAGCGTTCGCTGTTCGGCGATCATCATGCTTATGGCGAGGAAGGCGTGCGCTTCTATACGCGCTACAAGAGCATCATGCAACGCTGGCCCGACAGCATCGCCAAGGGCGCGGAGTTCACGATGCCGGTGGCGAAGTAG
- a CDS encoding LysR family transcriptional regulator: MDLTLLRAFVTVAREGNLTRAATHLHLTQPAVSLQIKHLQETLGVSLFTRTSHGLVLTRDGQALLPHAERALAAAGDVQRAAAALRHEVRGRLRIGTILDPAFLRLGGFLRQLVETWPQIETALRHGMSGWVLEQVRSRELDVGYYIGQPAPDPHTFHVITLTRFQYRVLAPAGWKDRVKDARDWRALAALPWIWTPPASAHNRLLTTLFEAAHARPVKVAEVDQEPSMLDLVKSGVGLTLARDSTALAEAHAHGLTIVEGVAVPTELTFITLAARRDEPTIAAALKSIETQWAI; encoded by the coding sequence ATGGACCTGACCTTGCTCCGAGCGTTTGTCACGGTCGCGCGCGAGGGCAATCTCACGCGCGCGGCCACGCACCTGCATCTCACGCAGCCAGCCGTGAGCCTGCAGATCAAGCATTTGCAGGAGACGCTTGGCGTCTCGCTCTTCACGCGCACCTCGCACGGCCTCGTGCTCACGCGTGATGGCCAGGCGCTGCTGCCGCATGCCGAACGCGCCCTCGCCGCTGCCGGCGACGTGCAGCGCGCGGCTGCTGCGCTGCGGCACGAGGTGCGCGGGCGCTTGCGCATCGGCACCATTCTCGATCCGGCGTTCCTGCGCCTGGGCGGCTTTCTGCGTCAGCTCGTCGAAACCTGGCCGCAGATCGAAACGGCGCTGCGCCACGGCATGTCCGGCTGGGTGCTCGAGCAGGTGCGCTCGCGCGAACTCGACGTGGGCTACTACATCGGCCAGCCCGCGCCCGACCCCCACACCTTCCACGTGATCACGCTCACGCGCTTTCAGTACCGCGTGCTCGCGCCCGCGGGCTGGAAGGATCGCGTGAAGGACGCGCGCGACTGGCGCGCGCTCGCCGCGCTGCCGTGGATCTGGACGCCGCCCGCCTCCGCGCACAATCGCCTGCTCACCACGCTCTTCGAGGCCGCGCATGCCAGGCCCGTGAAGGTGGCCGAGGTGGACCAGGAACCGTCGATGCTCGATCTCGTGAAATCGGGCGTGGGCCTCACGCTCGCACGCGATTCCACGGCCCTCGCCGAAGCGCACGCCCACGGGCTCACCATCGTCGAAGGCGTGGCGGTGCCCACGGAACTCACCTTCATCACGCTCGCCGCGCGTCGCGACGAGCCCACCATCGCGGCGGCGCTCAAGTCGATCGAAACGCAATGGGCGATATGA